From one Leptospira andrefontaineae genomic stretch:
- a CDS encoding circularly permuted type 2 ATP-grasp protein, translating to MLLTNYQTDSFYDEMFSEEGGIRQSYHILKSRIEGMDDKELLKRKASAEKALLSLGITFNVYGDEEEEERIMPFDIIPRIVTSFEWKKMEEGLKQRIRALNLFIQDIYGDENIIKDGVIPAEIVYSSSGYLKECKGIKPPKGIWIHITGTDLVRDGDGQMLVLEDNLRCPSGVSYVLENREVMKKTFPELFASLSVRPIYDYPIRLRGMLEHLSDKPNPNIGVLTPGIYNSAYYEHSFLASRMGVPLVEGTDLTVRDDKLYMRTTKGLKQVDVLYRRIDDTFMDPKAFRKDSLLGVPGIFEVFKKGNVALANAPGTGVADDKVIYSYVPDFIKYYLGEEPIIPNVPTYLCSREKDLKYVCENIGNLVVKAANGAGGYGMIIGPVASEKEKEEFVEKVKADPRNYIAQPVLSLSRIPTLIEDKLEGRHVDLRPFILYGEEIYVMPGGLTRVALRRGSLVVNSSQGGGSKDTWVMG from the coding sequence ATGCTCCTGACTAATTACCAAACGGATTCCTTTTACGACGAAATGTTCTCTGAAGAGGGGGGGATTCGCCAGAGTTATCATATCTTAAAATCCAGGATCGAAGGAATGGATGATAAGGAGCTTTTGAAGCGGAAGGCTTCCGCAGAGAAGGCTCTTCTTTCCTTGGGCATCACCTTTAATGTGTACGGAGATGAGGAAGAAGAAGAGAGGATCATGCCTTTCGATATCATTCCTCGTATCGTAACTTCTTTCGAATGGAAAAAAATGGAAGAAGGTCTCAAACAAAGGATTCGCGCCTTAAATCTTTTCATCCAGGACATTTATGGCGATGAGAATATCATCAAAGATGGAGTAATCCCTGCCGAGATCGTTTATAGCAGCTCCGGTTATTTAAAAGAATGTAAAGGGATCAAACCTCCGAAAGGGATTTGGATCCATATTACAGGAACGGATCTAGTGCGCGACGGGGATGGGCAAATGTTGGTCCTTGAGGATAATTTACGTTGCCCTTCCGGTGTTTCTTATGTATTAGAAAATCGTGAAGTAATGAAAAAGACCTTCCCGGAACTTTTTGCGAGTCTTTCCGTAAGGCCGATCTATGATTATCCGATCCGACTTCGCGGGATGCTCGAACATCTTTCCGACAAACCTAATCCGAATATAGGTGTACTTACTCCGGGTATCTATAATTCTGCATATTACGAACACAGTTTTCTCGCATCTCGTATGGGAGTTCCTTTGGTGGAAGGCACGGACCTTACTGTTAGAGATGATAAACTTTATATGAGGACCACCAAAGGTCTGAAGCAAGTGGACGTTCTATACAGAAGGATTGATGATACATTCATGGATCCTAAGGCTTTCCGTAAGGATTCTCTCTTGGGTGTTCCCGGTATATTCGAAGTATTCAAAAAAGGTAATGTTGCGCTTGCGAATGCTCCGGGCACAGGAGTTGCCGATGATAAAGTGATCTATTCTTATGTTCCTGATTTTATTAAGTATTATCTGGGAGAAGAGCCGATCATTCCGAATGTTCCTACTTATCTATGTTCCAGGGAGAAGGACCTGAAATATGTTTGTGAGAATATCGGGAACCTGGTCGTAAAAGCGGCTAACGGAGCAGGTGGATATGGAATGATCATTGGTCCTGTTGCCAGTGAAAAAGAAAAAGAGGAATTCGTAGAAAAAGTAAAAGCTGATCCTCGGAATTATATCGCTCAACCTGTTTTAAGTTTATCCAGGATACCAACATTGATAGAGGATAAGTTAGAAGGAAGGCATGTGGATCTAAGACCTTTTATCTTATATGGAGAAGAGATCTATGTAATGCCTGGGGGACTAACTCGAGTCGCATTGAGAAGAGGTTCCTTGGTCGTAAATTCTTCCCAAGGTGGTGGCTCTAAAGATACTTGGGTGATGGGTTAA
- a CDS encoding caspase family protein, translating to MRIAIVIGISNYKSIQPLPACAKDRDSIVNFLNATKKYDSILVLKGDGKSCHEDKQELVTFLKNHQGNKVEELLFYFSGHGDFDGTEFYYIWSDFDRDKKRQTSLQNEEVDTLLKNLNPEITFKIIDACHSGISYVKDADSISAYIKSNKNGFNKCYFLFSSQADQSSYASEEFSFFTKAFISSFRLNSGDIIRYKDIIDSISDEFDNRSYQKPYFVIQADFTEVYCEITENLISTLGKADSGKKDEDSSVDHRDKLKEAIQKEAERYITKEDAIIKVNSLNESSELINEGHEIWSYYTKALSFNKNYDGLPLFDQLLLWLQKNEKELFIEIKTVERIIKVPYPELSDDVKGKTNASRQSVKSQLHVARRIPNFPIKLISTVEFEFNSIVIQLLPKYPNLPKEEIYLIPLISKTQMKVFYARATYIEQSWGEYKIVLDNFKWNYIAFDLKPFEPVNQIKDKIIGPISIEILEDLRRKFLGLNTDSTITE from the coding sequence ATGAGAATTGCAATCGTTATTGGTATTAGTAATTACAAATCAATCCAACCACTACCAGCATGTGCAAAGGATAGAGATTCGATCGTAAACTTTTTAAATGCAACAAAAAAGTATGACTCAATATTAGTTTTAAAGGGCGACGGAAAATCATGTCATGAAGACAAGCAAGAACTTGTTACTTTTCTCAAAAACCATCAAGGCAACAAGGTGGAAGAACTACTTTTCTATTTTTCAGGCCACGGAGATTTCGATGGCACAGAATTCTATTATATATGGTCAGACTTCGATAGAGATAAGAAAAGACAAACCTCACTCCAAAATGAAGAAGTTGATACTTTACTCAAAAATCTTAATCCAGAAATTACATTCAAGATTATAGACGCATGTCATTCAGGGATTTCATATGTAAAGGATGCAGACTCAATATCCGCGTATATAAAATCGAATAAAAATGGCTTTAATAAGTGCTATTTTCTGTTCTCTAGTCAGGCTGATCAATCTTCATACGCTAGTGAAGAATTCAGTTTTTTTACTAAAGCATTCATTTCTTCCTTTAGATTAAATTCTGGTGATATAATCCGATACAAAGATATTATTGATAGCATTTCCGATGAGTTTGATAATCGATCTTATCAAAAGCCATATTTTGTTATTCAAGCAGATTTTACAGAAGTCTATTGTGAAATTACTGAAAATTTAATTTCGACATTGGGAAAAGCCGATAGTGGTAAAAAGGATGAAGACTCATCTGTAGACCATAGGGATAAACTGAAAGAGGCTATTCAAAAGGAAGCAGAAAGATATATTACCAAAGAAGATGCAATTATTAAGGTTAATTCACTAAATGAATCTTCTGAATTGATTAATGAAGGTCATGAAATTTGGAGTTATTACACCAAAGCATTATCTTTCAATAAGAATTACGACGGCTTGCCTTTGTTTGATCAGCTTCTTTTATGGCTACAGAAGAATGAAAAAGAATTATTCATAGAGATAAAAACAGTAGAACGAATTATTAAAGTACCATATCCAGAATTATCAGACGATGTGAAAGGAAAAACAAATGCAAGTCGTCAATCGGTAAAATCGCAACTTCATGTTGCGAGAAGAATTCCAAATTTCCCCATTAAACTAATTTCTACTGTAGAATTTGAATTCAATTCAATTGTTATTCAATTGCTTCCAAAATATCCAAACTTGCCGAAAGAGGAGATTTACTTGATTCCTTTGATTTCGAAAACGCAAATGAAAGTGTTTTATGCTCGAGCAACTTATATAGAGCAATCATGGGGAGAGTATAAGATTGTTTTGGATAATTTTAAGTGGAATTATATAGCATTCGATTTAAAGCCATTCGAACCGGTAAATCAAATAAAGGATAAAATAATTGGTCCAATTTCTATAGAGATACTTGAGGATCTGCGTAGGAAATTTCTGGGGCTAAATACAGATTCTACAATTACTGAATAG
- a CDS encoding DUF2126 domain-containing protein, with the protein MSLLVSLTHETSYEYDRPVALSPHIIRLRPAPHSRTRIVSYSLLVEPSEQFLNWQQDPFGNYQARLVFPKKTEKLKILVDLVAEIQVINPFDFFLEPDAEETPFIYSDALRKELLPYLSATDGSNALANYISSLRKDGILKSKRTVDFLVGLNQRVYQDISYVIRMEPGVQTCTETLERRSGSCRDSAFLLVQILRHIGLASRFVSGYLIQLKPDEVSIHGPSGAKEDFTDLHAWAEVFLPGAGWVGLDPTSGLFAGEGHIPLAAVPEPGSASPVFGYSDPAESKFGFRMEVKRFQESPRVTKPYTDPTWDRVLKLGKDLDIRCKKNDIRVSIGGEPTFISDTSRQDPEWNTLALGKEKLELGETLLTKLREKFSPGSLVQVTQGKWYPGEPLPRWSLNVFWRKDGESLWKNGELFSSSSEKEKKDLDKDLLSSEKFGEEICKTLGISPRHMVPLYEDGFYYLWKEGQLPEWKDPKSEDFNSEDFSFEALERKKVLSLADRDFKLKKAIAIPLQFNYAKSEWESSEWKYKRERLYLIPGDSPAGFRLPFSSISENFRPNAVLTDLSKSKKLSSRKDLDSVLGKRSSKEPKFFSAGKELPIRTTLVIEPRLGSIHVFLPPIEGMEPWLDLISSLEFAAEKSGVKIVLEGYEPPADSRLGLFRITPDPGVLEVNLHPSSNFKELEEKTRILYEEAKELGLSAEKFLIDGRHTGTGGGNHITIGAMSPEDSPFLRRPDLLRSLVSYWQHHPSLSYLFSGLFIGPTSQAPRLDEGRDEILYEYELASSQLDKIKEPNPWLVDRLFRNLLVDLTGNTHRAEISIDKLYPPSGSRLGLVELRGFEMPPHYKMSVVQQLLVLSLICRFWEKPYVQAPIHWGTELHDRFLLPHFVWNDFKNVLKDLKDHGFAFQEEEFLPFFEFRFPVYGKTQREEVFLELRMALEPWNVLGEESSSFGTSRSVDSALERLQVKVEGWSDRYILSCNGYEVPLRGTGRKGEAVSGIRFKAWNPVFTLHPNLPVHTPLVFDVWDTWSSRPLGGCRYYVSHPGGRAYDTFPVNSYEAESRRISRFLADGHSALDGSEPKRLKHTNGYTMDLRWIE; encoded by the coding sequence ATGTCCTTACTCGTCTCTCTTACTCACGAAACTTCTTATGAATATGATAGGCCGGTCGCATTATCTCCTCATATCATTCGATTGAGACCTGCTCCACATTCTAGGACCAGGATCGTTTCTTATTCACTTCTTGTAGAACCTTCTGAACAATTTTTGAACTGGCAGCAGGATCCTTTCGGAAATTACCAAGCAAGATTGGTATTTCCTAAGAAGACTGAAAAGTTAAAGATACTCGTGGATCTGGTGGCGGAAATTCAAGTCATCAATCCGTTCGATTTTTTTCTGGAACCGGATGCGGAAGAGACCCCATTTATTTATTCAGATGCTTTGAGAAAAGAACTTCTTCCTTATTTGAGCGCAACTGATGGAAGCAACGCACTCGCAAATTATATTTCAAGTTTAAGAAAAGACGGAATTTTAAAATCAAAACGTACCGTAGACTTTTTGGTGGGACTCAATCAAAGGGTATACCAGGACATTTCTTATGTGATTCGAATGGAACCTGGGGTCCAAACTTGTACGGAAACTTTGGAAAGAAGATCAGGTTCTTGTAGAGACTCTGCATTTTTACTCGTTCAAATTTTAAGACATATTGGTCTCGCATCTAGATTTGTTTCAGGCTATCTGATCCAGTTAAAACCGGATGAAGTATCCATTCATGGACCTTCTGGTGCTAAGGAAGATTTTACTGACCTTCATGCGTGGGCGGAGGTGTTCCTACCTGGTGCTGGTTGGGTAGGCTTAGATCCAACTTCGGGCTTATTTGCAGGAGAAGGTCATATTCCTTTAGCAGCAGTTCCCGAGCCTGGAAGTGCTTCTCCTGTATTTGGATATTCCGATCCTGCCGAGTCCAAATTCGGATTCAGGATGGAAGTAAAACGATTCCAAGAATCTCCTCGTGTAACAAAACCTTATACAGATCCGACTTGGGACAGAGTGTTAAAACTAGGAAAAGATCTGGATATTAGATGCAAAAAAAATGATATTCGTGTTTCTATCGGTGGAGAACCCACTTTTATTTCGGATACTTCCAGGCAAGATCCGGAGTGGAATACTCTGGCCCTTGGAAAAGAAAAGTTAGAGTTAGGCGAAACACTACTTACCAAACTTCGTGAAAAATTTTCACCGGGTTCTTTGGTCCAAGTCACTCAAGGTAAATGGTATCCTGGAGAACCTCTTCCTCGCTGGTCCTTGAACGTATTTTGGAGAAAAGACGGAGAGTCTTTATGGAAAAACGGAGAACTATTCTCTTCTTCCTCTGAAAAAGAAAAAAAGGATTTAGATAAGGATTTACTATCATCCGAAAAATTTGGGGAAGAGATTTGTAAAACTTTGGGAATTTCTCCCAGGCATATGGTTCCTCTATACGAGGATGGTTTTTATTATTTATGGAAAGAAGGTCAACTTCCTGAATGGAAGGATCCTAAAAGTGAGGATTTTAACTCTGAAGATTTTTCTTTCGAGGCTTTGGAAAGGAAGAAGGTTCTTTCTCTGGCTGACAGAGACTTCAAACTGAAAAAGGCGATCGCTATTCCATTACAATTTAATTATGCAAAGTCTGAATGGGAAAGTTCCGAATGGAAATACAAAAGAGAAAGATTGTATTTGATCCCGGGTGATAGTCCCGCCGGATTTAGATTACCTTTCTCTTCTATCTCCGAAAACTTCAGACCGAATGCGGTTCTTACGGATCTATCCAAGAGTAAAAAATTAAGTTCTCGAAAAGATTTGGATTCAGTTTTAGGAAAAAGATCCTCTAAAGAACCTAAGTTTTTTTCAGCTGGAAAAGAACTTCCTATCCGAACTACATTAGTCATTGAGCCAAGACTTGGTTCCATTCATGTATTTTTACCTCCTATAGAAGGTATGGAACCTTGGTTGGATCTGATCTCTTCTTTGGAATTTGCGGCCGAAAAATCCGGAGTAAAAATCGTTTTAGAAGGTTATGAACCTCCTGCAGATTCGAGGTTGGGCCTATTTCGGATAACGCCGGATCCGGGCGTTTTAGAAGTGAATTTACATCCTTCTTCTAATTTTAAAGAGCTAGAAGAAAAGACTCGTATCTTATACGAAGAAGCAAAGGAACTCGGTTTAAGTGCGGAAAAATTCCTGATAGATGGAAGACATACCGGAACTGGAGGAGGGAATCATATCACTATAGGTGCCATGTCTCCGGAAGACAGTCCTTTTCTGCGAAGACCGGACCTTCTGCGCAGTTTAGTAAGTTATTGGCAACATCATCCTTCTCTCTCTTATCTTTTCTCCGGCTTGTTTATCGGCCCGACTTCTCAGGCTCCTCGTTTGGATGAGGGAAGGGACGAGATATTATACGAATATGAATTAGCTTCTTCTCAATTAGATAAAATTAAAGAACCGAATCCTTGGTTAGTGGATCGACTTTTTCGAAATCTACTTGTGGATCTGACAGGAAATACTCATAGAGCGGAAATTTCTATAGATAAATTGTATCCTCCTTCCGGTTCTCGTTTGGGTCTTGTAGAGTTAAGAGGATTTGAGATGCCTCCTCATTATAAAATGAGTGTGGTCCAACAACTTTTAGTCTTATCTTTGATTTGTAGATTTTGGGAAAAACCTTATGTGCAGGCTCCCATTCATTGGGGAACAGAACTACATGATCGTTTTCTTCTTCCTCATTTTGTATGGAATGATTTTAAAAATGTTCTGAAAGATCTGAAAGATCATGGATTTGCATTCCAAGAAGAAGAGTTCCTTCCATTTTTCGAATTTCGTTTTCCAGTGTATGGCAAAACCCAAAGAGAGGAAGTGTTTCTCGAACTTAGAATGGCCTTAGAACCTTGGAATGTTTTAGGAGAAGAGTCCTCTTCTTTCGGAACTTCCAGATCTGTCGACTCTGCATTAGAAAGATTGCAAGTAAAAGTAGAAGGTTGGAGTGATCGATACATTCTCAGCTGCAACGGTTATGAAGTTCCTCTTAGAGGAACCGGCAGAAAAGGAGAAGCAGTTTCGGGAATCAGGTTCAAGGCTTGGAATCCTGTATTCACTTTGCATCCGAATCTTCCTGTCCATACTCCATTGGTATTTGATGTCTGGGATACCTGGTCTTCTCGTCCTTTAGGCGGTTGTCGTTATTATGTTTCTCATCCAGGTGGAAGAGCTTATGATACTTTCCCTGTGAATTCTTATGAAGCCGAGTCTCGTAGGATCTCCAGATTTTTAGCGGATGGTCATTCCGCCTTAGATGGCTCCGAACCTAAACGACTGAAGCACACAAATGGTTATACGATGGACCTTCGTTGGATTGAATAA
- a CDS encoding imelysin family protein, producing the protein MRQNNSVRSGRFGRFFRIKKLILTAWIILSIFLLSIFISCSHKNSASGAANANGYLYQMFNSFDPRSLLQNLGNNIIPPLFVNLEASRVALVNATNDLCASDSLASAQAAWIAHKSDLKKVEPFRFGTTLAYFSRMDPFLINYLTLSPPSSISTVDVTSGLDQLDSFTVGDLNDAQQAIGQMKNMEKGISAIEYILFSRAGVNRGTAPNCGADFANAPDGRAALLRALVLEYSGHVLNVTTAWDVGGTNPLGTQLATAGNGSSATFPSSGAALDAVFAGTIQLLNTMKDGKLEIPEGLSGGGSGSSPKPDRAESRFSGRSFDNIIDNLSTFKAIYTGNGTGAGLKDYVKFYSPELAEEIDGEIAELEEHLGDITSSYSPSDPSTAWGSSNTTNFAAIKSSIADLSELLKILNTELAALTGSSPVSGGPGGDGD; encoded by the coding sequence ATGCGACAAAACAATTCTGTTAGAAGCGGACGATTCGGCAGGTTTTTCCGGATTAAAAAGCTGATCCTTACCGCTTGGATCATTCTAAGTATTTTCTTACTTTCAATTTTCATTTCATGTTCTCACAAAAATTCCGCATCAGGTGCGGCGAATGCAAATGGATATCTCTACCAAATGTTCAATTCATTCGATCCTAGATCTCTTTTGCAGAATTTAGGAAATAATATAATTCCACCTCTATTCGTGAATTTAGAAGCAAGTAGAGTCGCTCTTGTAAATGCAACTAACGACCTTTGTGCTTCCGATTCTTTGGCTTCTGCGCAGGCTGCATGGATTGCTCATAAATCGGATCTGAAAAAAGTAGAACCTTTTCGTTTTGGAACTACTCTCGCTTATTTTTCCAGGATGGATCCGTTCTTGATCAATTATCTGACTCTGTCTCCGCCTAGTAGCATTAGTACTGTAGACGTAACCTCAGGTTTAGATCAATTAGATTCATTTACTGTTGGGGATCTTAATGATGCACAACAAGCCATAGGCCAAATGAAAAATATGGAGAAGGGCATCAGTGCAATTGAATATATTCTTTTTAGTAGAGCCGGGGTAAATCGAGGAACCGCTCCCAATTGTGGTGCCGATTTTGCAAATGCTCCTGATGGTAGAGCAGCACTTTTAAGAGCATTAGTTTTAGAATACAGCGGCCATGTGCTTAATGTGACTACTGCTTGGGATGTGGGTGGAACAAATCCTTTGGGTACACAGCTTGCAACTGCAGGCAATGGATCTTCTGCTACTTTTCCAAGTTCAGGCGCTGCATTGGATGCGGTTTTTGCAGGAACAATCCAGCTTTTGAATACCATGAAAGACGGAAAACTGGAAATTCCGGAAGGTCTTTCCGGAGGAGGAAGCGGTTCATCTCCTAAACCGGATCGTGCAGAGTCCAGATTTTCAGGCCGATCTTTCGATAATATAATAGATAATTTAAGTACTTTTAAAGCGATCTATACAGGCAATGGTACGGGTGCAGGACTTAAGGATTATGTAAAATTCTACAGTCCCGAGTTGGCTGAGGAGATAGATGGAGAGATAGCGGAATTAGAAGAACATTTAGGAGATATCACTTCTTCCTATTCTCCATCGGATCCTTCTACTGCGTGGGGAAGTTCCAATACTACGAATTTTGCCGCTATCAAATCAAGTATCGCCGATTTAAGTGAATTATTAAAAATTCTGAATACTGAACTCGCTGCTCTTACTGGCTCGAGTCCGGTTTCCGGTGGACCAGGAGGGGACGGAGATTAA
- a CDS encoding SGNH/GDSL hydrolase family protein — MKRSVYLSLSIILLYFIGSVIYTIRSAYKVPKNNIESFLKSENKKSDRPIVFLGDSITHGTVSYDYIRSLSENPKLKNFTFVNEGINSRLTYQILEKVTDTIRLDPEHIFILIGTNDAKSALSEEEYNGYNSLWKLPEVPSIASYEKNLREIVSLLKTKTKAKIHLISIPVLGEGLDSIPLKQSVTYSEIIQKIAKESNSSYLPLNETMLAELNKLPNRPENVYTRNTLKLYWTIFKHYGLFQSWDHISEQSKLVFMTDGIHMNSKAGKILEDMIQKDLSE; from the coding sequence ATGAAACGATCCGTTTACCTTTCTCTATCCATTATTCTTCTCTATTTTATTGGTTCAGTAATTTATACGATAAGATCCGCATACAAGGTGCCTAAAAATAATATAGAATCGTTTCTAAAATCTGAAAACAAAAAGTCTGATAGGCCGATTGTCTTTTTAGGCGATAGTATAACTCACGGAACAGTAAGTTATGACTATATCCGGAGTTTATCAGAAAATCCTAAATTAAAAAACTTCACCTTCGTGAACGAGGGGATCAATAGTCGCCTAACATATCAAATATTAGAAAAAGTAACTGATACAATACGTTTAGATCCGGAGCATATCTTCATTCTGATTGGAACAAACGATGCAAAATCCGCTTTGAGCGAAGAAGAATACAACGGATACAATTCTCTTTGGAAACTTCCAGAAGTTCCAAGCATTGCTAGCTACGAAAAAAATCTGAGAGAAATTGTATCCCTTCTTAAAACAAAGACCAAGGCTAAGATCCATTTAATCTCAATCCCAGTTTTGGGAGAAGGATTGGACAGTATTCCTTTAAAACAATCGGTTACATATTCTGAAATCATTCAAAAGATTGCCAAGGAATCTAATTCTTCCTATCTACCTTTAAATGAAACCATGCTTGCAGAATTAAATAAGCTACCAAATAGACCTGAAAACGTTTATACTAGAAATACTTTAAAACTTTATTGGACGATATTCAAACATTATGGGCTCTTTCAATCTTGGGATCATATTTCCGAACAATCTAAATTGGTTTTTATGACGGATGGGATCCATATGAACTCAAAAGCGGGAAAAATCCTGGAAGATATGATCCAAAAAGATCTGAGCGAATAG
- a CDS encoding alpha-E domain-containing protein, with amino-acid sequence MLSRVAESVYWMNRYMERAENYSRFLDVNFQLSLDLNEDSNRQWMPLVYTTGDNELFSRKYNSPSKENVIHFMSLDTENPNSIMNCLIRARENARTIRENISTPMWEVINEFYLTIKSKRKFEESDMPGIAEFFKAIRNQCLLFYGCQEATISHDEVWHFALLGRLLERADKTTRILDMKYFILLPAREEVGSTLDLIQWLSLLKSASAHEMFNRFYTRITPKNIAEFLILDKIFPRAIRSCLSKAFDSLKILSGTEKDSYGDETEKRVGVLLSEMNYASIDEIFSSGMHEYLDQLQVRLNGIAAQLDETYFRN; translated from the coding sequence ATGCTAAGCCGAGTCGCTGAATCCGTATACTGGATGAATCGTTATATGGAAAGGGCCGAGAATTATTCACGCTTTTTGGATGTGAATTTTCAACTTTCCTTAGATCTAAACGAGGACTCCAACAGGCAATGGATGCCTTTGGTGTATACCACCGGAGATAATGAATTATTTTCCAGAAAGTATAATTCTCCGAGTAAAGAGAATGTGATCCACTTCATGAGTTTGGATACTGAAAATCCGAATTCTATCATGAATTGTCTGATCCGTGCGAGGGAAAATGCCAGGACCATCCGTGAAAATATTTCCACTCCTATGTGGGAAGTGATCAACGAATTTTATCTTACTATCAAATCCAAAAGAAAATTTGAAGAATCCGATATGCCCGGAATTGCTGAATTTTTCAAAGCAATCCGAAACCAATGTTTGTTATTCTACGGTTGCCAAGAAGCCACGATCTCCCATGACGAGGTCTGGCATTTTGCATTACTCGGAAGATTATTGGAAAGAGCAGATAAGACCACTCGTATCTTGGATATGAAATATTTTATACTTCTTCCTGCCAGAGAAGAAGTCGGGTCCACTTTGGATCTGATCCAATGGCTTTCTCTTCTTAAGTCCGCAAGTGCTCATGAGATGTTTAACCGTTTTTATACAAGGATCACTCCTAAGAATATTGCCGAGTTTCTTATCTTGGATAAAATTTTTCCAAGAGCGATACGTTCTTGTCTTTCTAAAGCCTTCGATAGTCTGAAAATTTTAAGTGGGACTGAGAAGGACAGTTACGGGGATGAAACGGAGAAGAGAGTAGGTGTTCTTCTTTCGGAAATGAACTACGCCTCTATAGACGAAATTTTTTCTTCTGGGATGCATGAATATTTGGACCAATTACAGGTAAGATTGAACGGGATCGCTGCACAATTGGATGAGACTTATTTTAGGAATTAA